From the Streptomyces syringium genome, one window contains:
- a CDS encoding cytochrome P450 family protein, with amino-acid sequence MTETSAPEHITDPDEPAGEFDLSDPAFITDPEAGERWLGGPRPVCKGKFADGSDVWVATGYQDVRAVLSEPTFRSRPPGDSHRESMLSRGIPEDIVDMFDSTLLTMDGDDHMRVRRLVTRALSARRMLTLTPAVTAMAHRLLDDLADKPEPDLIADYAHPLAINVICEMLGVDEHYREQWREWSETLAQALRPNPEQFAPAVRGMARVTKELVEARKAEPRDDLISELVQVHEEDSDRLTDDELVALAMVLVQAGHETVRNLIALGVFTLLQHPDQLKLLKDDPSIAGRAVAELVRHTAPVKHTFRRFATEPVEIGGVTVQPGEAVQVVLAAANRDPAEFGCPADLDVTREHNPHLGFGRGAHYCLGASLALIEGEVALTALFERFPEVRLAADPAEIAPRYLLAMQRLPVHLSPETDER; translated from the coding sequence ATGACCGAAACCTCCGCTCCGGAGCACATCACCGATCCGGACGAGCCGGCCGGCGAGTTCGACCTGTCCGACCCGGCGTTCATCACCGACCCGGAGGCGGGCGAGCGGTGGCTGGGCGGCCCCCGCCCGGTCTGCAAGGGAAAGTTCGCCGACGGCAGCGACGTCTGGGTGGCCACGGGGTACCAGGACGTCAGGGCGGTACTGAGCGAGCCGACGTTCCGCAGCCGGCCGCCGGGCGACTCCCACCGGGAGTCCATGCTCAGCAGGGGCATCCCCGAGGACATCGTCGACATGTTCGACTCGACCCTGCTGACCATGGACGGCGACGACCACATGCGCGTGCGGCGGCTCGTCACCCGCGCCCTGTCCGCCCGGCGGATGCTGACGCTGACGCCGGCGGTCACGGCCATGGCGCACCGACTGCTGGACGACCTCGCCGACAAGCCCGAGCCCGACCTGATCGCGGACTACGCGCACCCGCTGGCCATCAACGTCATCTGCGAAATGCTCGGCGTCGACGAGCACTACCGCGAGCAGTGGCGCGAGTGGAGCGAGACGCTCGCCCAGGCCCTGCGCCCCAACCCCGAACAGTTCGCCCCCGCGGTGCGCGGCATGGCCCGCGTGACGAAGGAACTGGTCGAGGCCCGCAAGGCAGAGCCCCGGGACGACCTCATATCCGAGCTCGTGCAGGTCCACGAGGAGGACAGCGACCGGCTGACCGACGACGAACTCGTGGCCCTGGCCATGGTGCTCGTCCAGGCCGGCCACGAAACCGTCCGCAACCTCATCGCGCTCGGCGTCTTCACCCTGCTCCAGCACCCCGACCAGCTGAAGCTGCTGAAGGACGACCCGTCCATCGCCGGCCGGGCGGTCGCCGAACTGGTGCGCCACACCGCACCGGTGAAGCACACCTTCCGGCGCTTCGCCACCGAGCCCGTCGAGATCGGCGGGGTGACGGTGCAGCCCGGCGAGGCCGTCCAGGTGGTGCTGGCCGCCGCCAACCGGGACCCGGCCGAGTTCGGCTGCCCGGCGGACCTGGACGTCACGCGCGAGCACAACCCGCACCTCGGCTTCGGCCGCGGCGCCCACTACTGCCTGGGCGCCAGCCTCGCCCTGATCGAGGGCGAGGTCGCGCTGACCGCGCTGTTCGAGCGGTTCCCCGAGGTGCGGCTGGCCGCCGACCCGGCGGAGATCGCCCCCCGCTACCTGCTCGCCATGCAGCGGCTCCCCGTGCACCTCTCGCCGGAGACGGACGAGCGATGA
- the panD gene encoding aspartate 1-decarboxylase, giving the protein MYREMFKSKIHRATVTQADLHYVGSVTIDATLMAAADLLPGEKVDIVDIDNGNRLSTYVIEGEADSGIIGINGAAARLISPGDLVIIISYASMSEENARSYKPSVVFVDKDNRPVTTGSDPAEVPEGFGLVRGDTISA; this is encoded by the coding sequence ATGTACCGAGAGATGTTCAAGTCCAAGATCCACCGCGCCACGGTGACGCAGGCGGACCTGCACTACGTCGGCTCCGTCACCATCGACGCCACCTTGATGGCCGCCGCCGACCTGCTGCCCGGCGAGAAGGTCGACATCGTCGACATCGACAACGGCAACCGGCTCAGCACCTATGTCATCGAGGGGGAGGCCGACAGCGGGATCATCGGCATCAACGGCGCCGCCGCCCGCCTCATCAGCCCCGGTGACCTCGTCATCATCATCTCCTACGCGTCCATGAGCGAGGAGAACGCCCGCTCGTACAAGCCCAGCGTGGTGTTCGTCGACAAGGACAACCGGCCCGTCACGACGGGCTCGGACCCCGCCGAGGTGCCCGAGGGCTTCGGCCTGGTGCGCGGCGACACCATCAGCGCGTGA
- a CDS encoding class I SAM-dependent methyltransferase, whose amino-acid sequence MSATPDVMTAFTSGLADINLAESSAPRNGAKAAGMKSASATIYDMAATLSGKGDLWNWGMYDADLVEEIRARVPGFGEPWTDGFSEQLYFLALRDLPIDLDDYAGKEVLEVGCGMGEGLNFLSRVAPGARMTGLDLSPKAVARGTATLSRGDALRFVHGDAEDLPFEDGSVDVLVNIESSHTYPDLGKFLSEAARVLRPGGYLSHIDVYTRQRTATMKQAAAETEGLEWTADHDISDRVRAAVRRRMAPGSHFRTMLGKQRMNPLMRQVVAHSQILMFGGMFAGYQPPSTIKALSKLGIVPWMSGLPMESYRHQIAVRR is encoded by the coding sequence ATGAGTGCCACCCCTGACGTCATGACCGCCTTCACCAGCGGTCTCGCGGACATCAACCTCGCCGAGTCCAGCGCCCCGCGCAACGGCGCGAAGGCCGCCGGCATGAAGTCCGCCAGCGCCACCATCTACGACATGGCCGCCACGCTGTCCGGCAAGGGCGACCTGTGGAACTGGGGCATGTACGACGCCGACCTCGTCGAGGAGATCCGGGCCCGCGTGCCCGGATTCGGCGAGCCCTGGACCGACGGCTTCAGCGAGCAGCTCTACTTCCTCGCCCTGCGCGACCTCCCGATCGACCTGGACGACTACGCCGGCAAGGAGGTCCTGGAGGTCGGCTGCGGCATGGGGGAGGGCCTGAACTTCCTGTCCAGGGTCGCCCCCGGCGCCCGGATGACCGGCCTGGACCTGTCACCGAAGGCCGTCGCCCGCGGCACGGCCACGCTGTCCCGGGGCGACGCGCTGCGCTTCGTCCACGGCGACGCGGAGGACCTGCCGTTCGAGGACGGCTCGGTGGACGTCCTCGTCAACATCGAGAGCTCGCACACCTACCCCGACCTCGGCAAGTTCCTCAGCGAGGCCGCGCGCGTGCTGCGCCCCGGCGGCTACCTGAGCCACATCGATGTCTACACCCGGCAGCGCACCGCGACCATGAAGCAGGCGGCAGCGGAGACCGAGGGCCTGGAGTGGACCGCCGACCACGACATATCGGACCGGGTCCGCGCCGCGGTACGCCGCCGGATGGCACCCGGCAGCCACTTCCGCACCATGCTCGGGAAGCAGCGGATGAACCCGCTGATGCGGCAGGTCGTCGCGCACAGCCAGATCCTCATGTTCGGCGGCATGTTCGCGGGCTACCAGCCGCCTTCCACGATCAAGGCGCTCAGCAAGCTGGGCATCGTGCCGTGGATGAGCGGACTGCCGATGGAGAGCTACCGCCACCAGATCGCCGTCCGCCGATGA
- a CDS encoding acyltransferase domain-containing protein: MTARLFAVAAGTEDLLRALLAGHLDRIRTRGDLPPLARYCHDAATGTAGPYRVAFAVESYTELEKQLAQVCAGEVERLPAELATRRPPLVFVFAGQGAQWDGMGRELLATEPVFREAMHRCDRLVREFAGFSVVEQLGLPPEAARLDELDVLQPTMVSLQIALTALWRSWGVSPDAVVGHSMGEIAAAHTAGALTLRDAVMIACRRSALLRRIAGKGALATTELSPAEAQAVAEASGGKITVAGENSPRSTVLAGDARSLAELVDELGRRDVYCRVIKATVASHSPYVEELREDLHTALRSLEPTATRVPMYSTVTSEPVPGTDLGAAYWMRNLREPVRLAAAVENLFAAGHEVFVEVSAHPVLLSPVRQTLESGERQGWLLPSGRRREERRSVLSSLGTLYACGREPNWSALSPGGPATALTPYQAAVLDAVRLPRPVPAGA; this comes from the coding sequence GTGACCGCACGGCTGTTCGCCGTCGCCGCCGGCACCGAGGACCTCCTGCGGGCGCTCCTGGCCGGGCACCTGGACCGGATCCGTACCCGGGGAGACCTCCCGCCGCTGGCCCGGTACTGCCACGACGCGGCGACGGGCACGGCCGGCCCGTACCGCGTCGCGTTCGCCGTCGAGTCGTACACCGAGCTGGAGAAGCAGCTCGCACAGGTGTGCGCGGGCGAGGTGGAGCGCCTCCCGGCGGAGCTCGCCACCCGGCGCCCCCCGCTGGTGTTCGTCTTCGCCGGGCAGGGCGCCCAGTGGGACGGAATGGGCCGCGAACTGCTCGCCACCGAGCCGGTGTTCCGGGAGGCGATGCACCGCTGCGACCGGCTCGTGCGCGAATTCGCGGGCTTCTCCGTCGTCGAACAGCTGGGACTGCCCCCCGAGGCGGCCCGGCTGGACGAACTGGACGTCCTGCAGCCGACGATGGTGTCCCTCCAGATCGCCCTGACCGCGCTGTGGCGCAGCTGGGGCGTGAGCCCGGACGCGGTCGTCGGGCACAGCATGGGGGAGATCGCCGCCGCGCACACCGCCGGCGCGCTGACCCTGCGCGATGCCGTGATGATCGCCTGTCGGCGCAGCGCGCTGCTGCGCCGGATCGCCGGCAAGGGGGCGCTGGCCACGACGGAACTCTCGCCCGCCGAGGCCCAGGCGGTGGCCGAGGCCAGTGGCGGCAAGATCACCGTCGCCGGGGAGAACAGCCCCCGGTCGACCGTGCTGGCCGGTGACGCCCGGTCGCTCGCCGAGCTCGTCGACGAGCTCGGCCGGCGGGACGTCTACTGCCGGGTGATCAAGGCGACGGTCGCCTCGCACAGCCCTTACGTCGAGGAGCTGCGCGAGGACCTCCACACCGCCCTGCGCTCGCTGGAACCGACGGCCACCCGGGTGCCGATGTACTCGACCGTGACGTCCGAGCCGGTGCCCGGCACCGACCTCGGCGCCGCGTACTGGATGCGCAACCTCCGTGAGCCCGTACGGCTCGCCGCCGCGGTGGAGAACCTCTTCGCCGCGGGGCACGAGGTGTTCGTGGAGGTCAGCGCCCACCCGGTGCTGCTCAGCCCCGTCCGGCAGACGCTGGAGAGCGGCGAACGGCAGGGCTGGCTGCTGCCCTCGGGCCGACGGCGGGAGGAGCGCCGCTCGGTGCTCTCCTCGCTCGGCACGCTGTACGCCTGCGGACGGGAGCCGAACTGGTCGGCACTGTCCCCGGGCGGGCCCGCGACGGCCCTGACCCCGTACCAGGCCGCCGTGCTGGACGCCGTGCGGCTGCCCAGGCCGGTGCCGGCCGGAGCGTGA
- a CDS encoding DUF6204 family protein, which translates to MSHTTYQVIVQGKFAPLDDEQRASLRARADEHDVFSARFTEEGTVTYQRTLHGFAFRVLVPAEEEDSEALVLSKAEELAAVAVRKLGAECGDLRSTATDLASIKVRRKGR; encoded by the coding sequence ATGAGTCACACGACCTACCAGGTCATCGTCCAGGGCAAGTTCGCCCCCCTCGACGACGAGCAGCGCGCGTCGCTGCGGGCCCGGGCCGACGAACACGACGTGTTCAGCGCCCGGTTCACCGAGGAAGGCACCGTCACCTACCAGCGGACGCTGCACGGCTTCGCCTTCCGGGTCCTGGTCCCCGCCGAGGAGGAGGACAGCGAGGCCCTGGTGCTGTCGAAGGCCGAGGAGCTGGCCGCCGTCGCCGTCCGCAAGCTCGGGGCCGAGTGCGGTGACCTCCGTTCGACGGCGACCGACCTGGCCAGCATCAAGGTCCGGCGGAAGGGCCGCTGA
- a CDS encoding MFS transporter: MDPKRWLALTVLLVATFMDLLDANIITVAIPSIQRDLGASAVAVQAMTAGYTLSFAVLLITGGRLGDIFGRKRMFLTGVAGFVVASALCAAAQNTEMLVASRALQGLAAAIMVPQVLALIHVTFAPQEVGRVVSLYASMIGLAIVSGPVVGGALVDWSPLGLGWRSIFVVNLPVGVAALIGAWKWMRESNSPHAKRLDIIGMLLAIVGLLLLMLPLTLGRELDWPLWSIVALVAAAPVIALFVVYERHKTRKDGSPLVTLSLFKVRAFGAGIGVQLLFSAIPAGFFLSWTLYLQGGLGWSALHTGLTAIPFSICVPLVGGLAVRKLFPLYGRYCLMAGALSMLAGIASYAWMARHEGADITSWHAIPSMLLLGSGMGLLMPPLTALVLREVTPQEAGAASGIINATGQLGAALGVAVISGVFFSALASNAGPEADRVVPAVRAVAPQQAEAVKTCATDSLGQDDLSKVPRSCTELAENGDRGSQGVVSGALGEIRAKTFVSTYSETLYWAAGGLVPVTGLLFLLPHHRVRREEMA; encoded by the coding sequence TTGGACCCCAAGCGATGGCTCGCGCTGACCGTCCTGCTGGTCGCCACCTTCATGGACCTGCTCGACGCCAACATCATCACCGTGGCGATCCCGAGCATCCAGCGCGACCTCGGCGCCTCGGCCGTCGCCGTCCAGGCGATGACGGCCGGTTACACCCTGAGCTTCGCGGTCCTGCTGATCACCGGCGGCCGGCTCGGTGACATCTTCGGCCGCAAGCGGATGTTCCTCACCGGCGTCGCCGGGTTCGTCGTCGCCTCCGCCCTGTGCGCCGCCGCGCAGAACACCGAGATGCTCGTCGCCTCCCGGGCGCTGCAGGGACTCGCCGCCGCGATCATGGTGCCGCAGGTCCTCGCGCTCATCCACGTCACCTTCGCTCCCCAGGAGGTCGGGCGCGTCGTCAGCCTGTACGCGAGCATGATCGGTCTGGCCATCGTCTCCGGCCCCGTCGTCGGCGGCGCCCTGGTCGACTGGAGCCCGCTGGGCCTCGGCTGGCGGAGCATCTTCGTCGTCAACCTCCCGGTCGGCGTGGCGGCCCTGATCGGTGCGTGGAAGTGGATGCGGGAGTCGAACTCCCCGCACGCCAAGCGGCTGGACATCATCGGCATGCTGCTGGCGATCGTCGGACTGCTGCTTTTGATGCTGCCCCTGACACTCGGGCGTGAGCTCGACTGGCCGCTCTGGAGCATCGTCGCGCTCGTCGCGGCGGCGCCCGTCATCGCGCTGTTCGTGGTGTACGAGCGCCACAAGACCCGCAAGGACGGTTCGCCCCTGGTGACGCTGTCGCTGTTCAAGGTCCGCGCCTTCGGCGCCGGCATCGGCGTGCAGCTGCTCTTCAGCGCCATTCCCGCGGGCTTCTTCCTCAGCTGGACGCTCTATCTCCAGGGCGGCCTCGGCTGGTCCGCGCTGCACACCGGTCTGACCGCGATCCCGTTCTCGATCTGCGTCCCGCTCGTCGGCGGCCTCGCGGTGCGCAAGCTCTTCCCGCTCTACGGCCGGTACTGCCTGATGGCGGGTGCGCTGAGCATGCTGGCGGGCATCGCTTCCTACGCGTGGATGGCCCGGCACGAGGGCGCGGACATCACCTCCTGGCACGCCATCCCCTCCATGCTGCTGCTCGGCTCCGGCATGGGCCTGCTGATGCCCCCGCTGACCGCGCTGGTCCTCCGGGAGGTCACCCCGCAGGAGGCGGGCGCCGCGTCCGGCATCATCAACGCCACCGGTCAGCTCGGCGCCGCCCTCGGCGTGGCCGTCATCAGCGGTGTCTTCTTCTCCGCCCTGGCGAGCAACGCCGGGCCCGAGGCCGACCGCGTCGTCCCCGCCGTCCGGGCGGTGGCGCCCCAGCAGGCCGAGGCGGTCAAGACCTGCGCGACCGACTCGCTCGGCCAGGACGATCTGTCGAAGGTGCCGCGCAGCTGCACCGAGCTCGCCGAGAACGGCGACCGGGGCAGCCAGGGCGTGGTCAGCGGCGCGCTCGGCGAGATTCGCGCCAAGACGTTCGTGTCCACCTACAGCGAGACGCTGTACTGGGCGGCCGGTGGCCTCGTGCCGGTCACCGGTCTGCTCTTCCTCCTGCCGCACCACCGGGTCCGGCGGGAGGAGATGGCGTAA